A segment of the Rhizobium sp. ZPR4 genome:
AACTCGCCAAGCTGGTCCGCATCGAACTCGATGTGGCGCTTCATCCCAGAACGATCGAGCGGCTGTTAAAAAAAACGATCCGCTAGACGTTACCACGGCATCGGCATGTTCATCGCCGGCCATCACAGACCAGTACGAAGTGCTGCGCCGCGCAGCTCTCGGCGAAGTTCTGCCGCTCAAGGCTCGTAGCGGCCTCATGCTCTTTCTGCGTCGCGGCATGTGGGGATGGGCCCGCGCACTGCCTGCAGCAGCAAGTCCTGATCAAGACCAGTTTTACCTGTCATCGGCCACCCGACCGGCGCACGGCGAACTCAGCGCCGTCGTTCATGTCCTGGCGACCATCGCCATGAGCATCCACCAACGGAGAGCACCATGAATGTACATCTCAAAGTCCAGTCTCATCACCGTGAACGCAGCGCCTACCTCTACATCCGCCAATCTTCGATGCGGCAAGTCATCGACAATACCGAGAGCGCCATGCGCCAATATGCGCTTCGCGGGCGCGCTATCGCCCTGGGTTGGCGCGAGGAGCAGATTATCGTCATCGATAACGATCAGGGCGAATCCGGCGCATCGGCGGTCTGGCGTGAGGGGTTTCAGCGGCTGGTCAGCGATGTCGGCATGGGGCATGCCGGGATCGTCATGGGCCTGGAGGTCTCCCGTCTGGCGCGCAACAATGCCGACTGGCAGCGGCTGCTCGAGATCTGCGCACTTGCCGACACCCTGATCCTCGACGAGGACGGTGTCTACGATCCGGCAAGTTTCAACGACCGGCTCCTGCTCGGCCTCAAGGGAACAATGAGTGAGGCCGAACTGCATGTGATCAAGGCACGGCTGCGCGGCGGCATCCTCAACAAGGCCCGGCGTGGCGAGTTCCGTTGTCCGCTGCCGACCGGGCTCGTCTATGATCCGTCCGGCAATGTGACGCTTGATCCAGACCTGCAAGTCAGAGAGACGATCGCCCATTTCTTCGAGACATTCTCTCGCGTCGGATCCGCCTCCCAGACCGTCAAGGCCTTTCGTCAGGAAGGCATTCTCTTTCCATCCCGCTTGCACGACAGCCAGACGGTTTTCCGGCCACTGACGCCTTCGACGGCGATGCGCGTGCTGCACAATCCACGTTACGCCGGAGCCTATGCCTATGGACGCCGTCGCTATAGACGAACCATCGATGGCAAAAAGCTCGTGCGCAAACAAGGTAGTGACGATTGGACAGCATGCATTCCAGATGCCCATCCCGGTTACATCAGCTGGGAGCAGCATCAGGAGAACCTGAGGATTCTAAAGTCGAACATCTGCCATAAATGGAACGCGGCGGTCGCATCACCTCCGCGCGAAGGCCCGGCGCTGCTGCAGGGGCGCGCCGTGTGTGGGCAATGCGGCAGGCATTTCCACATGCGCTATGCTGCTCGGCGTGGCCGGCAGGAAGCCTGGTACGTTTGTGATCGCGCCCGTACCAATCGCGGCGAACCCTTGTGCCAGGCGATCGCCGCACCTCCCGTCGATGAAGCCATCGGTATGCTGATCGCAGAGCAGATGACGCCGGCGGCCGTCGAACTGGCGATCGAAGTCCGCAAAGAGATCCAAGCGCGGCATGAAGAGGCGGATCGGCTGCGCTGTCGCGCGATCGAGCGTGCCCAAACGGAAGCCGATCTCGCCCAGCGCCGTTTCATGCTCGTCGATCCCAATAACCGCCTCGTCGCCGACACGCTCGAAGGCGAATGGAACGAGAAGCTCCGCATCTTGGCTAATGCCCGCGAAGAGCGCGAGCGCGCCCGGGAGCACGATCAGTTCATCCTCGATAAGGCCGTCCACGAGCGGTTGGTCGCAATGACGGCGGACTTCAAAAAGCTCTGGACCAATCCAGAGACCCCGAACCGCGAACGAAAGCGCCTGCTTGCCCACATCATTGAGGACGTCACCCTCCTCAAACTACCGAAGAGAGGCACAACCAAGGCTCATATTCGCTTCAAGGGCGGCAAAACCCAGACGCTCGTCACCATGAGCCCCAAATCTCCCAGCCAGCAGGTCAAGACGAACCCCGACATCATCGTGCTGATCGATAAACTCCTCGACGATCATATTTTTTCCGAGATCGCAGAGATGCTCAACAATCAGGGATACCGTCCGGGCTCGGTGACGCGCCGTGACCAGCGCAACGCCCGCTTCACAACCAAACGCGTCACCTACCTCGTTCGCGAATACAAGCTGAGATCACGCTATGACCGGCTCCGGGATCGTGGGATGTTGACAAAGAAAGAGGCGGCTGCACGCCTCAATATCCATGAGCATACCCTCGCCAGATGGGCTGAACATGGCCTCGTCACCAGCCATTCCTACAACGGACACTATTACCTCTATGAGATCCCCGAGGCAGATCTACCGCAAAAGCAATGCAGTCGATGGAACCAGCTCGTCGATCGCGTCGCCGCCCATAAGGAAAATGCCAGACACCCCAAAACCTTCAACTGAATGCGAAAGAGAGATGCAGTATGAATGCAGATCGTTCGTTGCCAGGATCATGCCTGATCCGTCCCAGTAAATGCAGCGAAGCCGATCCAGACGCTTGGCGCGGAACACGAACACATCGCCACAATAGGGATCGGCCGCAAGCGCTGACGCCACCAAAGCCACCAGGCCATTCATGCCGCGCCGGAAGTCGACAGGCTGCGTCGCCACCATGATCTTCACGCCATTTGGCGAAACTCCGATCACCGGCGACCTCGCAACGCCGCCACCATCGCTTGTGCCAGCTCAGGCGCTACCGAGCCGATAACTGTCATGCGCGCGCCAGCAATCTCGATCTCAATCCGACCCGCGGCGAAGTGGGCGACATCCGACGGCGAGTTCTGGGGAGACGTTTGATCGCCAACCAACGTCACCGGCACGAACATCGCCTGCTGCGCGCCGGCCTTCGCGGTTCGTTGAGAGGTCAGCCCGGCTTCCCGACGCCAGACGTTCAGCAAGCCGCGATTGACGCCCCAGCGCCGGGCCACAGCCGAGATGTTCACATCAGGTTCCGCGCTTTCCACAAGGATCCGCGCCTTCTCCTCATCAGTCCAATTCCGCCGCTGCCGCCGACCGGTGATCACCTCGATCCGCCGATACTTTCCCTCATGCCTGGCTTCATCCATGACTTCAAGCATGGCATCAGCGCGGTCTCCAACCATTCCATTCAGCTCCTATCGATGAAGGAGCTTATCTCGCGGCCTCATTCACAAAAGAAAAGGTGGGTTGTGCGTCGCGCTCACGGTTGAAAGAACCGATGACGCGCATCCTGCACGTTCTTCTCGATCTGCCCCTTCTCCCAGCCCGACGCAGGATTGCAGAACTCGGGTTCGAACACATAGTGGCTGGTCATTGCCAAGAAGCGCGTGTTGACTTCGCGCTCCTTGCCACGGCCGACCTTGTCGATCGCAGTCTTCATGTTGTCGTAGATGCCACGGCCCGGAATGCCACCAAATACGCGGAATGCATGATTGTGGGCATCGAACAGCATCTCGTGCGTCTGCAGGAGATAGGCCCGAACGATGAATGCTCGGCTGTAGCTCAGCTTCATATGCGCAATCTGTAGTTTTGTGCGCTCATTTCCGATCATCGCCCAGTCCTCCGACCAGTCGAACTGGAAGGCTTCTCCGGGTTCAAATGCCAAAGGCACGAACGTGCCGCGTCCTGTGGACTGGAATTCTCTATGCCGGTCCGCCTTCCATTCCCGAGCAAAGGCTGCAACACGACAATAGGAACCGTCGTAGCCGAGGCTCATTAGGTCAGCGTGGAGTTGCTTCAGGGTGCGCTTTTGCTTGCGGTTCTTTTTGGACTCCGTCATCAGCCAGGCTGACAGCCGAGCCGCGAACGGGTCAAGCTTACTCGGCCGTTCCGGGACTTTGAACTTCGGATCCACACCATTCAGGCGCAGGTATTTGCGGACCGTGTTCCGGGATAGGCCGGTCCTGCGGCAAATCTCCCGGATCGATATATTCTCTCGAAAATGCCAGCGTCGGATTACGCTCAGTAACGCCATGTCGATCACTCCAGAGCCCCCGCTGAAACCTCGCGAGGGATGATTGAAACATGGGTCAAATCTCAGTGATAATTTCCCGCTATCCCGGGTCAGTTCTCAGTGCAAATCAACAACCTTGCAACTTGCATGCGTATTCTGCCGGTTCGCCTGAGAGACAATATTTATCGAAAAGTTGCGCGCGAACGTTACCGATGGTTCGGGCGTACTAGCTGCTACCTGCCGTCGCAGAAAAACCGCCACCGTTTCCTTTTGTAATATTTTATTGCGTCTGCGCTGCAATCTTGTCTGTTATCTGCTTCAGGAGAATTTGTGGTTTGTAGCTAAGATGATCGGGCGTCAGGCCCATTCTAAGTAAGACAAGGTTAAGCGAGGGTACGATAGCCATACTCTGACCGTCATGGCCCTCCAGCCAGAACGTATCGGCCGGCACTCCAGCGTCTGCATTCCTCTCTCCGCCGGGAGCAGCGACCCACGCTTGGGCCTGAGTATATCGGCTGCCTGATCGCTGAGGAGTTTTAAGCGCGTCCATGAAGTCTTCAGACAAGAGGCGCTGTCCCTTCCAAACACCATCCTGCAGAAGGAATTGTCCTAGACGGGCCCAATCACGCGCGGTCGCGTAAAGATAGGTGCCGCCGGCAAACGTACCTCGGGCATCTTGTTCTAATACCGCGCTAGTCATTCCAAGAGGGCCGAAAAGTGCATCCGTAGGGTAGTCAAATGCTTTCTGTCGATCCTCGACGCGATCCATCCAAATTGCAGAAAGTAAAACCGATGTGCCACTGGAATAATTGAAGTGTGCTCCTGGTGCTGTCACAAGTTTCGCCGTTATCGGGAGAGACACCATATCTGGCTCCAGATACAGCATTCGCGTAGCATCGGTGACGCTCCCATAGCTTTCGTTGAAAGCTAGCCCGCTCCGCATTGCCAACAAGTCACTAAGTTTTATTTTAGAACGATCGTCATGCTGCCATTGTCGGAAAAGGTTCGTATCAGAGATGCCGAGTTTGCCGCTATAAATGAGGCGCCCGATAAGAAGAGCATTGACGGTTTTGGTCATTGACCAACCCAGGAGGGGTGTCTTAGCGTTAAAGCCATGCCCATAACGTTCTGCAATAATTTGACCATTGTGCACCACAATAACTGCGCGCATTTTCGGTCCTGTGAGAGCTTCGTTATCAAGCAGATGCAAAGTATTGCTATCGCTCCGCGCTAAAACAGCGTCGCCCTCCGGCCATGTGCGGGCACTAGAGTCGAGCGCCTTTGGCTCGATGAAAGGAGCCGCATTTAATGCAGCAGCGAAATCCCCGTCCGGTACACTCGTGCAGCCGGACGCGCCACGAAAAAGCGCAAAATTAGGGGCTAGAAAACCTAAAAATGCAGCCGTTACACGTTTGTTGGCACGGTCGACTGACACAGTTACAAGCCGGAGAAGGACGTTCCCCGGAGCCTGGACATCGTCATACAAAACTGCATCAGGATCTCGGCTTGCGAGAAAAACGTTCGAACACACAATCTTTGCCGCGTATCCAGTCCCGACACGGAGAAGCGCGGGCGGCGCGAGGTATAACCAAATTGTTACTGCTATCGAACAAATCACCAGAGCCGTTGTCAGCGCCTTAAATGCATGTGCTAGGGACATTACTCTACTCTGAATTTATGTGTTCTGCGGTTCTGCTAGGCCGTCACAAAAATGCGATTTATTGCAACGGTATTGTTTATACATTCAGCCTCGCCATCGCCGCAATGTAGCCCGGCGGGCAAGGGATGTTTTCTACACGCCAACTATATGCTGACGGTTGCGCGTCGATAGCAGAAATGCTTCTGGGTGAAATTGCGAACCCGTAACCGTGAGCTTTCAAAATAGCTTCTTTCCGGGTCCAAATTTCAAGAAAAGTGCGCAATTTCATTGATTTAGTTGCGTTTCCAATGAGCAACCGCTCAGAAGGAGTCATACAGTGGCGGCATAATGTATCGATGTCGTCGAGCGGTGTACAAACCTCGATATCAATTCCTACCGGACAATGAGACGTGCAAATCGCAATGAACGCGCCGGAATGAGACACGTTAAACTCCACAGCGCCGGCATGATCACCGCCCAATCGCGGTTTACCGAATTCTCCCGACTCCAATTGAATCAGATTTGGAGGAACTTTTAGCTCGGTTCCCAAGAGGAGCCGCAACAGGTAGCGCGATAGGAGGGCGACCGAACGTCCACGATGAAACACATGGCGACGTGCTTGCGCAAACTCTTGCTCCGATAGGACCTGACGGACATCCTGCGGTATTCTAATAGTTCCATCAATGTATGCTGCGATATCGTAGTACCATATCGATACGGACGAAATTTCGATTTGAGCGGTGGCAATCATCTGTCAGGCTTCTCAAAGATTCGTGGATGATATGGGTGCTACAACTAAAGCGCTAGATTCGAAATGAAGACGGCAACAGAGATCAATGCAAGTCCAAATTTAGCCTGCCACTCTTTTTTAAGCCGCTAGCAGCCGGCACCAGAGCGCCGCAACCGGGCTTTTCGCAACCCGAGTTGAGCTTCGAGATGAGACGGTTTAAGTGTTCACGATCACCAAGGCTCGGCGTTTCGCCTGCCGATGTTCTCGATGTTTAGGAAAAACAGGGCGGGCCGTAGAAGTGGCACCCTCATTTAAGAACTGAGAGCTGCGATTTCAGCCCGCTCCGAAATAATATATTGACGAATATAATTGGATCAAGCCTAGACGTAAATTCATTGGTAACAGTATCATTGCTGGAATACGGCATATTATACGGAAGTATACCTAGCCGAGGTCCACCATGTCTGCTCCGAAATCGTTTCTCGAGAAAACTTGGGCGAGCCATATTGTCAGCCCGATAGATCGCCACACCGATCTCCTATATATTGACAGACTATTTCTACATGAGCTGACGGGTGCAGCTACTATCCGACAGTTGGAGGCCGCTAACAGGTCAGCGCGACGGCCTGATTTGGTATTCACGACGATCGATCATGTCGTAGACACACAAGAAGGGCGTACAAGGAATCAATCTCCGGCATCGTTGGGTTCGCAGTTGATTAAGGAAACGAGAGCTGCTGCCAAGAAGCACGGCTTCCGGCTGTTTGATATAGGCGACACACGGCAAGGCATCGTACATGTGATCTCACCGGAGCTTGGAATTGCTTTGCCTGGGCTCACAATCGTGTGCGGGGACAGTCACACTTGTACAGTCGGGGGGATAGGCGCACTTGGATGGGGAATAGGCTCGACCGATAGCGAGCAGGTTCTCGCTACTCAATCTCTCGCAATGAGGCGGCCAAAGTCAATGCGTGTAACGGTCTCAGGGACGCCTCCTCCAGGCGTCTCGGCAAAGGATATTGTGCTCCTACTCACCCGCAAGATCGGTGTTAACGGGGGCATCGGCCATGCAATTGAATATGCGGGTAAAGCTGTCGAGTGTTTGGATATCGAAGCAAGGCTGACGCTTTGCAACATGACGTCGGAGCTCGGGGCAAAGTACGGGTATGTACCGCCCGATGACAAGACATTTCAATATTTGTATGGCAGGGAATTTTCACCAAGAGGCGATGCCTGGGACAAAGCTGTCACCTATTGGAAGTCAATCGCGACCGATCCAGAGGCGGCCTTTGACAGCGAGTTTTCTTTGGACTGCTCGGATCTACAACCACAGGTGTCGTGGGGAATAACTCCACAGCAGGTAATTTCGATCGGAGAAAGGATTCCGGATCCGATGGGCATTGGAGATGCTGCGCAACGAGCCGATATGATACGAGCACTCTCCTATATGAATGTCTCGCCTGGTGATGCAATTGAAGGCATCCATATCGACGCCGCCTATATCGGAGCATGCACAAATGCTCGGCTGTCTGACCTACGATCGGCGGCAAACATTCTCAGGGGCCGTAAGGTCGCTGACGGAATCATCGCCATTTGCGTCCCTGGTTCGATGGAGACAAAAGCGCAAGCCGAGCTGGAGGGACTTGATGTGGTCTTCAAGTCGGCTGGTTTCGAATGGCACGATGCGGGCTGCGGTTTATGCGGGCATATGGGAAACGATCGCCTCGAACGCAAACGAGTCATCAGTACGACGAATAGAAATTTCATTGGAAGGCAAGGGCCAGGCACACGGACTCATTTAGCGAGCCCTGCAACAGTAGCAGCATCGGCCGTTGCTGGTTCAATTGCTGACGTACGCAAGATCCCCGCCGTGGAAATCATCTTATGACGAGATCTAGCATAGTTGCAGCTGCAGTTCCAATGCTTCAAGACAATATCGATACGGACCAGATAAGCCCCGGGACGGAGCTCATGCGATCTTCCGATGACGGATATACCCGGTGGGGCGAGGCGTTATTCGCGACGCAGAGATACCTCTGCGACCGTACGCCTAATCCAAGCTTCATCCTAAATGACCCGCAATGGGCCCAAGCTGAAATCCTATTGGCAGGAGAGAATTTCGGTTGTGGATCGTCGCGCGAGTGGGCAGTCAAGGCACTTCGTGGCTTTGGTTTTCGAGCGATTTTGGCCGTGTCATTCGGAGAGATTTTTGCTGCGAACTGCTTTCGACACGGCGTGTTGCCGGTAGAGCTGCCGGCAAGTGTTTTGTCCCTGCTGGCCTCGGAAATCAAACACCGCGGCGGGGGCACTTGCTTGGCAATCGACCTCGAAAGTCAAGTCATCGTTTCTCCATCGGGACGATGTTTCCCGTTTGAACTTCCCGAGATGCAGCGGCGTATCTTCCTGGAAGGCATCGACGAGATCACATTTGTGTTGAAATATTCGTCTGCCATCACTGCCTTCGAACGAGCTGATCAAACAAGCAGACCATGGAAATATCCGATCCAGGCTCCCGCTACCCCAACTGAATCTCATGCAACCGAGGAGGCAAGACAATGCAGCACACATCGATCAACGAACCGTTTGAAACCGTAGCCGGTTGGCGTAGCCGGGATGTCGCAGATCCGAAGCTTTGGACGTATCAAATCACGAGTGAAGAAAAAGACGAGATCGAAACTGCGTTCAAAATTGTGCGTAACCTGGACAAGTCATTTCATGATCTCACAACCAGCGACTTTCCGCTTCCACGCTTCGGGAAGCGCCTTCGCGAGCTTACCGATGCCCTAGAAAGTGGCCTCGGTTTCACCGTAATAAAAGGCCTGCCTATTGTTGACAAGACAGAAGACGAGGCGCGCCTGATATCGTGGGGAATAGGTCTGTATATCGGCATTGGGCTTCCGCAGAATGACAGTGGAACGCTTATCCATGATGTACGGGACCGAGGTGAAACGAGCCAGAAGACCTTGCGTGGTAACGGCAGCTCGGAAGAGATTCAGTTCCACATTGATCCTTGTGATATCGTTGGGCTGTTTTGCCGAAGGGCGGCCGCCAAGGGTGGGGGCAGTAAGCTCTGCAGTTCGGTGGAAATTTGCCAACGCATAGCGGCTGAAGAACCGCGGCTGTTTGAGCAGCTTCGGTCGATTGTTCCTTTTGCAGCACTAGGCGCGAGCGAAGATAGTGTCCGGGTTTATTATGTTCCAGTCTTCGGCTGGCACAAAGGTGCATTTACTAGCCACTACTACCGAGCCAGGATTATCAAGGCATCGTCTTTACCTTCGGTGTCGCTGAGTGACGAACAGAGAGCGGCGGTTGATCTTGTTCAAACGATGGCCAGCGATCCAGAGATGCACATGGAAATGCAACTCGAGCCGGGCGATCTCCAATTGGTGAATAACCATATCGTCTATCACTCCCGCACCGCATATGAAGACCATGAGGACTTTGACAGGCGCCGCCACCTCTTCCGGTTTTGGTTTTCTGTTCCGGGCAGTCGCGAACTGCCTGCTGAGTTCGCTAACGTATGGGGCAAGACTACAGCTGGTAGTGTTAGAGGCGGAGTGCGCCTTTGGGATGGTAAGTTTGACGTCGTTGACCGGTATCAGGAACGCATGGCGGGTCTTCATAATATGAGCTTGTGATCCAGGACGCTTTCAGGACCAAACGACGAATGAACGTATGGACAGTATGAAACCGGCCGCGAGTATCGTTTTGGTCTCGCGGTAGTATCGCAAACAAACAGATTTCGAAGAGCGTAGAAGGCCTCGTAGCTATAGTCGGAGTCGATGATGACGAATATTACAACCTCAGTTCGCTGCCATCGGCTTGAGGCTGAAGCGATTCACATCCTACGTGAAGTCTCGGCGACATTTTCCAACCCAGTCATGCTCTACTCAATAGGCAAAGATTCCTCGGTGCTGCTGCATCTGGCGATGAAGGCCTTTTATCCCGCAAAGCCGCCATTTCCGCTCCTGCATGTCGACACAACATGGAAATTTAAGGAAATGATCGCCTTTCGTGACCGCGTTGCCGCCGAACTAGGCCTCAATCTCTTGGTACATACCAATGCGGAAGGCATCGAGGAGGGCATTTCGCCGTTTGTTCACGGTCCAACAACGTATACTCACGTTATGAAGACAGTCGCATTACGCCAGGCGATCGACAAGTATGGCTTTGACGCGGCCTTTGGTGGTGCCAGGCGTGACGAAGAAAAGTCACGTGCCAAAGAGCGCATCCTCTCCTTTCGCAATTCATCTCATGCCTGGGATCCGAAGAGCCAGCGTCCGGAAATGTGGAAAACCTACAATACCCGCGTCACAGCCGGGGAAACCGTCCGTGTTTTCCCGTTATCGAACTGGACCGAATTCGACATCTGGAATTACATATTCACGGAGAATATTTCGATCGTGCCACTGTATTTTGCCGCGAAGAGGCCGGTTGTAATGCGCCAGAGCATGCTGATCATGGTGGATGATGAGCGTATGCCGATAGACAAAGGCGATACGGTGAAGGAAATGATGGTCCGTTTCCGTACGCTCGGTTGCTATCCACTGACCGCTGCGATCGAATCCGAAGCGATGACGCCTGAAGATATCTTGCGAGAATTGCTCGCGGGACGGACCTCTGAGCGGCAAGGCAGGTTGATCGACGGCGATGAGGCCGCCTCTATGGAGAAGAAGAAGCGCGAAGGATATTTCTGATGGAATATGGGAGGGCGCGTACTTCTGAAAATATCCTTGACTACCTCCGCGCGCGGGAAAACAAACCCCTATTGCGCTTTTTGACCTGCGGTTCGGTGGATGACGGTAAGTCGACTCTGATTGGGCGTCTGCTCTATGATACGAAACTTATCTTCGAAGATCAGTACGCCGCCCTTGAGCGTGACAGTCGCACTCACGGCTCTGCGGGAGGTGAGGTCGACTTCGCCCTTTTGCTTGACGGATTGCAAGCCGAACGAGAGCAGGGCATCACTATAGATGTCGCTTATCGTTTTTTTTCAACTGACCGCCGAAAATTCATCGTCGCGGATACACCCGGCCATGAGGAATACACCCGGAACATGGCGACAGGCGCCTCGACGTCTGAGCTCGCCGTTTTGGTGATCGATAGTCGCCAAGGTATTCGCCCTCAAACCCGGCGACATTCCTATATCTGCTCGTTGCTCGGGATTCGGCATATTGTACTCGCTGTAAACAAGATCGATCTTGTCGCCTACGATAGGGCATTTTTTGATGCCGCTGTCACCACCTTTCATGCATTCGCTAAGGATCTCGGCTTCGCGACAATCCAACCTATCCCTATGTCAGCCCGCAATGGCGACAATGTAACTTGCCACTCTCATAACACGCCCTGGTACGATGGCCCCACTTTACTCCAGCATCTGGAGATGATTCCGACTGAACAGGTCAATCCCGGAAAGCCGTTCCGATTCCCAGTTCAGTACGTATCCCGCCCCAACTCTGATTTTCGCGGTTTCGCCGGCCAAGTAGCCTCTGGTTGCGTCGCAGTTGGTGACCTCGTAACTGTTGCGAGGTCCGGCCAATCAACGCAGGTTAAGGAGATTGTCACTTGGGACGGACCGCTTGATTGTGCAGTCGAGGGACAGGCGGTAACGTTGGTTCTGAAGGATCAGCTTGATATTTCTCGCGGAAATCTATTGGTCGCTCCCCACGATAGGCCCAACGTGGCTGATCAATTTCAAGCACATCTCATCTGGTTCGATGCAAGTCCAATGATTCCAGGCCGCAGCTATATCCTGCGAACGGAAACTCACAATGTAGAGGCGACGGTTACCGCCTTGAAGTACGCTGTTGACGTAAACAACCTTGCCCATCTGGCCGCAAAAGCGCTGCAGATGAATGCAGTCGGGGTTTGCAATTTTTCTGTGCAGACCCCGTTCGAATTTGATGCCTATGCGGATAACCGGAACACCGGTAATTTCATCCTGATCGATCGGATCAGCAATCGCACAGTGGGCGCCGGAATGATCGATTTCGTGCTACGCCGAGCCGAGAACGTGCACTGGCAGGCGATGGAAGTTGATCGCAACGCGAGAGCCGAGTTGAAACAGCAGAGGTCGACAGTGGTATGGTTTACGGGCCTTTCAGGCTCCGGAAAATCCACAATCGCTAGCGCCTTGGAGAAGCTGCTGCACGCAGCGGGCCGGCACACCTACGTTCTAGATGGTGACAATGTCCGTCA
Coding sequences within it:
- a CDS encoding 3-isopropylmalate dehydratase large subunit; amino-acid sequence: MSAPKSFLEKTWASHIVSPIDRHTDLLYIDRLFLHELTGAATIRQLEAANRSARRPDLVFTTIDHVVDTQEGRTRNQSPASLGSQLIKETRAAAKKHGFRLFDIGDTRQGIVHVISPELGIALPGLTIVCGDSHTCTVGGIGALGWGIGSTDSEQVLATQSLAMRRPKSMRVTVSGTPPPGVSAKDIVLLLTRKIGVNGGIGHAIEYAGKAVECLDIEARLTLCNMTSELGAKYGYVPPDDKTFQYLYGREFSPRGDAWDKAVTYWKSIATDPEAAFDSEFSLDCSDLQPQVSWGITPQQVISIGERIPDPMGIGDAAQRADMIRALSYMNVSPGDAIEGIHIDAAYIGACTNARLSDLRSAANILRGRKVADGIIAICVPGSMETKAQAELEGLDVVFKSAGFEWHDAGCGLCGHMGNDRLERKRVISTTNRNFIGRQGPGTRTHLASPATVAASAVAGSIADVRKIPAVEIIL
- the leuD gene encoding 3-isopropylmalate dehydratase small subunit, whose product is MLQDNIDTDQISPGTELMRSSDDGYTRWGEALFATQRYLCDRTPNPSFILNDPQWAQAEILLAGENFGCGSSREWAVKALRGFGFRAILAVSFGEIFAANCFRHGVLPVELPASVLSLLASEIKHRGGGTCLAIDLESQVIVSPSGRCFPFELPEMQRRIFLEGIDEITFVLKYSSAITAFERADQTSRPWKYPIQAPATPTESHATEEARQCSTHRSTNRLKP
- a CDS encoding TauD/TfdA family dioxygenase, giving the protein MQHTSINEPFETVAGWRSRDVADPKLWTYQITSEEKDEIETAFKIVRNLDKSFHDLTTSDFPLPRFGKRLRELTDALESGLGFTVIKGLPIVDKTEDEARLISWGIGLYIGIGLPQNDSGTLIHDVRDRGETSQKTLRGNGSSEEIQFHIDPCDIVGLFCRRAAAKGGGSKLCSSVEICQRIAAEEPRLFEQLRSIVPFAALGASEDSVRVYYVPVFGWHKGAFTSHYYRARIIKASSLPSVSLSDEQRAAVDLVQTMASDPEMHMEMQLEPGDLQLVNNHIVYHSRTAYEDHEDFDRRRHLFRFWFSVPGSRELPAEFANVWGKTTAGSVRGGVRLWDGKFDVVDRYQERMAGLHNMSL
- a CDS encoding recombinase family protein — translated: MNVHLKVQSHHRERSAYLYIRQSSMRQVIDNTESAMRQYALRGRAIALGWREEQIIVIDNDQGESGASAVWREGFQRLVSDVGMGHAGIVMGLEVSRLARNNADWQRLLEICALADTLILDEDGVYDPASFNDRLLLGLKGTMSEAELHVIKARLRGGILNKARRGEFRCPLPTGLVYDPSGNVTLDPDLQVRETIAHFFETFSRVGSASQTVKAFRQEGILFPSRLHDSQTVFRPLTPSTAMRVLHNPRYAGAYAYGRRRYRRTIDGKKLVRKQGSDDWTACIPDAHPGYISWEQHQENLRILKSNICHKWNAAVASPPREGPALLQGRAVCGQCGRHFHMRYAARRGRQEAWYVCDRARTNRGEPLCQAIAAPPVDEAIGMLIAEQMTPAAVELAIEVRKEIQARHEEADRLRCRAIERAQTEADLAQRRFMLVDPNNRLVADTLEGEWNEKLRILANAREERERAREHDQFILDKAVHERLVAMTADFKKLWTNPETPNRERKRLLAHIIEDVTLLKLPKRGTTKAHIRFKGGKTQTLVTMSPKSPSQQVKTNPDIIVLIDKLLDDHIFSEIAEMLNNQGYRPGSVTRRDQRNARFTTKRVTYLVREYKLRSRYDRLRDRGMLTKKEAAARLNIHEHTLARWAEHGLVTSHSYNGHYYLYEIPEADLPQKQCSRWNQLVDRVAAHKENARHPKTFN
- a CDS encoding transposase, producing MVGDRADAMLEVMDEARHEGKYRRIEVITGRRQRRNWTDEEKARILVESAEPDVNISAVARRWGVNRGLLNVWRREAGLTSQRTAKAGAQQAMFVPVTLVGDQTSPQNSPSDVAHFAAGRIEIEIAGARMTVIGSVAPELAQAMVAALRGRR
- a CDS encoding 4'-phosphopantetheinyl transferase superfamily protein, whose translation is MIATAQIEISSVSIWYYDIAAYIDGTIRIPQDVRQVLSEQEFAQARRHVFHRGRSVALLSRYLLRLLLGTELKVPPNLIQLESGEFGKPRLGGDHAGAVEFNVSHSGAFIAICTSHCPVGIDIEVCTPLDDIDTLCRHCMTPSERLLIGNATKSMKLRTFLEIWTRKEAILKAHGYGFAISPRSISAIDAQPSAYSWRVENIPCPPGYIAAMARLNV
- a CDS encoding serine hydrolase, with translation MSLAHAFKALTTALVICSIAVTIWLYLAPPALLRVGTGYAAKIVCSNVFLASRDPDAVLYDDVQAPGNVLLRLVTVSVDRANKRVTAAFLGFLAPNFALFRGASGCTSVPDGDFAAALNAAPFIEPKALDSSARTWPEGDAVLARSDSNTLHLLDNEALTGPKMRAVIVVHNGQIIAERYGHGFNAKTPLLGWSMTKTVNALLIGRLIYSGKLGISDTNLFRQWQHDDRSKIKLSDLLAMRSGLAFNESYGSVTDATRMLYLEPDMVSLPITAKLVTAPGAHFNYSSGTSVLLSAIWMDRVEDRQKAFDYPTDALFGPLGMTSAVLEQDARGTFAGGTYLYATARDWARLGQFLLQDGVWKGQRLLSEDFMDALKTPQRSGSRYTQAQAWVAAPGGERNADAGVPADTFWLEGHDGQSMAIVPSLNLVLLRMGLTPDHLSYKPQILLKQITDKIAAQTQ
- the cysD gene encoding sulfate adenylyltransferase subunit CysD; the encoded protein is MTNITTSVRCHRLEAEAIHILREVSATFSNPVMLYSIGKDSSVLLHLAMKAFYPAKPPFPLLHVDTTWKFKEMIAFRDRVAAELGLNLLVHTNAEGIEEGISPFVHGPTTYTHVMKTVALRQAIDKYGFDAAFGGARRDEEKSRAKERILSFRNSSHAWDPKSQRPEMWKTYNTRVTAGETVRVFPLSNWTEFDIWNYIFTENISIVPLYFAAKRPVVMRQSMLIMVDDERMPIDKGDTVKEMMVRFRTLGCYPLTAAIESEAMTPEDILRELLAGRTSERQGRLIDGDEAASMEKKKREGYF